DNA from Balneolaceae bacterium:
CCCGGTTTTGAAATTCGCTTACGAAATCAGGAGTTGGTTCCCTGCGATTCTGTGCTCCTCTCTGAAAAAGCCTTTGTTGATTACAGCTTTATTACGGGAGAATCCGATCCTCAGCAAGTAAATAAAGGGGAAACAGTATTTGCCGGTGCTCGTCTTACGGGAACATCCGCAGCTCTTCGAACTGAAGAAGAGGTTGAAAACAGTTATCTGACTAAACTTTGGAATCATGAAGCGTTCACCAATACAGATAAGGAACTGAAGCTTACCAGTTTTGCAGATCGTATCAGCCCCTATTTTACGGTTTCGGTTTTGGGAATATCTGCACTTGCCGGGATGTACTGGCTTTCGGCTGCGGGGATGGAGATGGCCTTATCCGTTTTTACCGCCGTTTTGATTATTGCGTGTCCCTGTGCACTCGCGCTTTCTACCCCATTCACACTTGGTTCTGCCCTGAATATCCTGTCGATGAATGGCCTGTTTGTGAAGAATCATCTGCTGTTGGAAAACCTGTCTAAAGCTACCTCTGTTGTGTTCGATAAAACCGGGACACTGACCAACAGGCAGGATAAAAAAATTGAATATAAAGGCGATGAACTCTCAGAAGAGCAAAAAAGAAACATTCTTTCTGCGTGCCAACAATCCATTCACCCTGTAAGCCGAAGAATTGTTGAGTCCCTGATCGATGAAATTAAAGATACAACCCAACCCGATAGTTTTTTTGAGGCATCCGGCAAGGGAATTTTTGCTGCATTTGATAACAGCATGATCTGCATCGGTTCACGAAAATTTATTTCAGAACAGACGAATATATCCATTTCGGATATTCCGATACCTGAGTTCGATGGCACCACCGCACACCTTGCAATTGATGGCAAGTATTTTGGCTATTTCTGTTTCAAAGCCGGACTTCGGGATGGAATTGCCAGTCTGCTAAAGTCTATGAAGAGTAAATTTCAAACGTTCCTGATCTCTGGTGATAATGAAAGTCAGCGTGATGAATTTGCCGGACTTTTTGGAATGCAGGAATCACTTCTTTTTAATAAATCTCCTGAGGAGAAACTGGAATTTATCAACCAATTACAGAAGGATAATCAAAAAATTGTAATGGTCGGGGACGGCTTAAATGATGCAGGAGCTCTGAAACAGAGTGATTTTGGAATTGCTCTTTCCGATGATATCAGCTCCTTCTCCCCTGCCTGTGATGCCATTTTAGAGGGTGATTCATTAAAGAAATTGAGTGAGTTTATCTCATTTTCGCAGGCTTGTATGAACATCATTATTGCAAGTTTTGTGCTATCACTATTGTATAATACCATTGGACTGGGATTTGCTATAACCGGTCATTTGTCGCCATTAGTTGCGGCGATTTTAATGCCGCTTAGCTCTGTCAGCGTGATGGTTTTTACATTTTTAACGACTCGCTATAAAGCAAACAAACTGGACCTTGCCATATGGAAGTAATTTTTATGCTTATCGGTTTCAGTTTATTCGTCGCAATTGTATTCCTGCTGCTTTTTTTCTGGGCAGTACGGAGCGGTCAGTTCGATGACCAATACACTCCCTCCATACGAATACTTTTCGACGAAAAGAATTCTGAACAAAAACAAACAACTAACAACAAAAATCGGGATGAGTAATGTCATCATTAGATACCTTTCATTACGATAACGAGATAGTCCGAAAATTTGGGATAGCCACTCTCCTTTGGGGGATGATCGGATTTATCGTTGGACTTACAATCGCACTAAAATTAATATTTCCGGAGTTTCTCGGCTTTATACCGGAGCTTTCTTACGGGCGGCTTCGCCCCCTGCATACCAATGCAGTAATCTTTGCTTTTGCCGGTAATGCCATTTTCTACGGAGTTTATTATTCACTTCCACGACTTTGTAAAACACCCATGTGGAATGAAACACTCAGCAAGATCCACTTCTGGGGCTGGCAGGCAATTATTACCTCTGCTGTGTTAACCCTTCCCTTTGGGTTCAACACAAGCAAAGAATATGCTGAGCTGGAATGGCCCATTGATATTGCTATTGCTTTGATCTGGGTTGCATTCGGTGTGAACATGATCATGACGATCATGAAGCGTCGTGAAAAGCACATTTATGTAGCCATTTGGTTTTACATTGCTACATTCGTCACCGTTGCCGTTCTTCATATTGTTAACTCTTTTGAAGTACCCGCTACACTTCTGAAGAGTTATCCTATTTATGCCGGGGTGCAGGATGCTTTGGTACAGTGGTGGTATGGCCATAATGCCGTTGCGTTCTTCCTGACCACTCCCTTCCTGGGAATCATGTACTATTTCATTCCCAAAGCGGCAAATCGCCCGATTTTCTCCTATCGTTTATCCATCGTTCACTTCTG
Protein-coding regions in this window:
- a CDS encoding heavy metal translocating P-type ATPase metal-binding domain-containing protein; the encoded protein is MKEAKSTLSRDLCFHCGELCKEPSIQLEDKYFCCTGCKTAYQILDKSGLCSYYDLESHPGVNLKSSKERARFDYLEDQEVIERISDFQNKTQLSVTLYIPNIHCTSCVWLLENLQKLDEGVLQTTVNFMRRELSLLIDTEDTSLRNVVEQLTTIGYEPEIRLDKLDAKTSKSHQNRSLWLKLGVAGFAFGNIMLFSFPDYLDLSGSGVGNNFQIFFGALNIILALPVLLYSSIDYLKSAFAALSQRGVNLDVPISIGIVALFSRSVYEIVTGIGTGYMDSFTGLIFFLLIGKLIQKKTFNRLSFDRDYRSYLPIAVNSIDSFGTEKSVSLDKLKPGFEIRLRNQELVPCDSVLLSEKAFVDYSFITGESDPQQVNKGETVFAGARLTGTSAALRTEEEVENSYLTKLWNHEAFTNTDKELKLTSFADRISPYFTVSVLGISALAGMYWLSAAGMEMALSVFTAVLIIACPCALALSTPFTLGSALNILSMNGLFVKNHLLLENLSKATSVVFDKTGTLTNRQDKKIEYKGDELSEEQKRNILSACQQSIHPVSRRIVESLIDEIKDTTQPDSFFEASGKGIFAAFDNSMICIGSRKFISEQTNISISDIPIPEFDGTTAHLAIDGKYFGYFCFKAGLRDGIASLLKSMKSKFQTFLISGDNESQRDEFAGLFGMQESLLFNKSPEEKLEFINQLQKDNQKIVMVGDGLNDAGALKQSDFGIALSDDISSFSPACDAILEGDSLKKLSEFISFSQACMNIIIASFVLSLLYNTIGLGFAITGHLSPLVAAILMPLSSVSVMVFTFLTTRYKANKLDLAIWK
- the ccoS gene encoding cbb3-type cytochrome oxidase assembly protein CcoS, coding for MLIGFSLFVAIVFLLLFFWAVRSGQFDDQYTPSIRILFDEKNSEQKQTTNNKNRDE